In the genome of Gloeotrichia echinulata CP02, one region contains:
- a CDS encoding DNA methyltransferase, with the protein MALDFKRTRDLLYNFQFEDLFIEELGWSQATRRKPVPLEIEEQAYEYKCIAELSGVAVFEVSAANGAIPERKNHAAIYQEITKLKAENLLIFIDNPRTRSLWYWVKREGNKSLIRDHLYVKGQPGDLFLSKLGSLVIDITELEDDGLSVIEIAHRLQKAFDVERVTKQFYKAFQEQHQQFLGYVKGINNENDRRWYTSVLLNRMMFVYFLQRKRFINDGDLNYLENQLAASKQRGENLFYQEFLQALFFESFAKPETDRDPSVQGLVGNVKYLNGGLFLKHRIEQEYNITIADEAFTQVLNLFAGYSWNLDDTPEGKDDEINPDVLGYIFEKYINQKAFGAYYTRPQITEYLCDRTIHKLIVDQINAAISDKYTPFEDINELLLKLDTNVCRLLIKDILPNLSILDPACGSGAFLIAAMKTLIQVYSAVIGTIDLMGDASLKQEMEDTRKLHKSLSYYIKKKIVTDNLYGVDIMEEATEIAKLRLFLALVSAAHDVDELKPLPNIDFNIMAGNSLIGLIKVDETAFDTVGNAKQGNLLQALAAANYKAILADKNKSIELYKKHAFIPGEEQLAGGDEGTEQNSRLLNLRRHIEKLNQESQAKLNGLLLDEFSKQLGIKYEEVQLSGKSQKRVLNVDDITALKPFHWGYHFDKVLARGGFDAIITNPPWEIFKPQAKEFFAQHNELVTKNKMDIKAFEKEQKKLLQNPEIAEAWLEYQSQYPYVSAYYRSSENYKNQISIVNGKKAGTDINLYKLFVERCFHLLRDAGECGIVIPSGIYTDLGTKQLREMLFSQTKVTGLFCLENRKTIFEEVHSRFKFVVLTFVKGGITTEFPSAFMRLDVQELERFPSKESLEINVNMVRRLSPDSLSVMEVKNNLDYSIATKIINHLPLSETKSGFEHIKFTRELAPDSKSKFFRTSPGKDLAPLFEGKMMHQFTHKHITTAKYWIKEADARTIILGKVEDKGQKLDYQDYRLGFRKIASSTNERTMIATIIPPSLCLENIQTVKMLDEDGNQEVSYDEILYLCAVFNSFTYDSLLRLKVSANINFFFVYSTQVPFLKPSDRYFSDIVQRTAKLICTTPEFDELAQEVGLGSHTNGVTDETERAKLRAELDGMIAHLYGLTAVEFEYILSTFPIVSEQVKQDALAAYRNID; encoded by the coding sequence ATGGCACTTGATTTTAAACGCACACGGGATTTACTCTATAACTTTCAGTTCGAGGATTTGTTTATAGAGGAGTTGGGTTGGTCACAAGCAACACGTAGAAAACCTGTCCCGTTGGAAATTGAGGAACAGGCTTATGAGTACAAATGCATTGCTGAATTGTCGGGAGTAGCTGTCTTTGAAGTTAGCGCAGCAAATGGCGCAATTCCAGAGCGGAAAAATCACGCTGCTATTTACCAAGAAATTACTAAGTTAAAGGCTGAAAATCTCTTAATTTTTATTGATAATCCACGCACTCGCAGTCTTTGGTATTGGGTGAAGCGAGAAGGAAATAAAAGTTTGATTCGTGACCATTTGTATGTAAAAGGTCAACCGGGAGATTTATTTTTAAGTAAGCTTGGTTCTCTGGTTATTGATATTACGGAACTGGAAGATGATGGACTTTCGGTTATAGAAATTGCTCACAGATTGCAAAAGGCTTTTGATGTTGAGCGAGTCACTAAACAGTTTTATAAGGCTTTTCAAGAACAGCATCAGCAATTTTTGGGCTACGTTAAAGGAATTAATAACGAAAATGACCGCCGTTGGTATACTTCGGTGCTGCTCAACAGAATGATGTTTGTTTATTTTCTGCAACGCAAAAGATTTATTAATGATGGTGATTTAAATTATTTAGAAAATCAACTCGCAGCTAGTAAGCAAAGAGGCGAAAATCTTTTTTATCAGGAATTTCTCCAAGCTTTATTTTTTGAAAGTTTTGCTAAACCAGAGACTGACCGTGACCCATCTGTTCAAGGGTTGGTAGGAAATGTTAAATATCTCAATGGTGGTTTATTTTTAAAGCACCGGATTGAGCAAGAATATAATATTACAATAGCGGATGAAGCCTTTACCCAAGTTCTCAATTTATTTGCTGGTTATTCTTGGAATTTGGATGATACGCCAGAGGGTAAGGACGATGAAATAAACCCCGATGTTTTAGGGTACATATTTGAAAAATACATCAATCAAAAGGCTTTTGGTGCTTACTATACTAGACCACAAATAACTGAATATCTTTGTGACAGAACGATTCACAAATTAATCGTAGACCAGATTAATGCTGCAATATCAGATAAATATACACCTTTTGAAGATATTAACGAATTGTTGCTCAAGCTAGATACTAATGTTTGTCGTCTATTAATTAAAGATATTCTGCCAAATTTATCAATTCTTGACCCGGCTTGCGGTTCTGGTGCATTTCTCATTGCGGCTATGAAAACCTTAATTCAAGTTTATAGTGCGGTGATTGGCACGATTGACTTGATGGGAGATGCAAGTTTAAAGCAGGAAATGGAAGATACAAGAAAGTTACATAAGTCTCTATCTTATTATATTAAAAAGAAGATTGTAACTGATAACCTCTATGGTGTTGACATTATGGAGGAAGCTACAGAAATTGCTAAATTGCGTTTGTTTTTAGCTTTGGTTTCTGCGGCTCATGATGTGGATGAATTGAAACCGCTACCGAATATTGATTTTAATATTATGGCGGGTAATTCACTGATTGGTTTAATCAAAGTAGATGAAACGGCTTTTGATACGGTAGGAAATGCGAAACAAGGTAATTTATTACAGGCGCTGGCTGCAGCTAATTACAAGGCGATTTTAGCAGATAAAAATAAGTCAATAGAACTTTACAAAAAACACGCTTTTATTCCTGGAGAGGAACAGTTAGCTGGTGGTGATGAGGGAACTGAGCAAAATAGCAGGTTGTTAAATTTGCGGCGACATATTGAAAAGCTTAATCAGGAATCGCAAGCTAAGTTAAATGGTTTGTTGTTGGATGAGTTTAGTAAGCAGTTGGGTATTAAGTATGAGGAAGTGCAGTTAAGTGGTAAATCACAGAAGCGGGTTTTAAATGTTGATGATATTACTGCTTTAAAGCCTTTTCACTGGGGTTATCATTTTGATAAGGTTTTAGCGCGGGGTGGGTTTGATGCGATTATCACTAATCCACCGTGGGAAATTTTTAAACCACAAGCTAAAGAGTTTTTCGCCCAGCATAATGAATTGGTGACGAAGAACAAAATGGATATCAAGGCTTTTGAAAAAGAACAGAAAAAGCTGTTACAAAATCCAGAAATTGCAGAAGCTTGGTTAGAGTATCAGAGTCAATATCCCTACGTCAGTGCTTATTATCGTTCTTCAGAAAATTATAAAAATCAGATTTCTATAGTTAACGGTAAAAAAGCTGGGACAGATATTAATCTCTATAAATTATTTGTCGAACGCTGTTTTCATTTACTGCGTGATGCGGGTGAGTGTGGAATTGTAATTCCTAGCGGAATCTACACTGATTTAGGAACTAAGCAATTGCGAGAAATGTTGTTTAGTCAAACAAAGGTGACTGGGTTATTTTGTTTGGAGAATCGTAAAACAATTTTTGAAGAAGTTCATAGCCGTTTTAAATTTGTTGTCCTTACTTTTGTAAAAGGTGGTATAACAACTGAATTTCCCTCAGCTTTTATGCGGCTTGATGTGCAGGAATTAGAAAGATTTCCTAGTAAAGAGAGTTTAGAAATTAATGTTAATATGGTACGGCGACTATCGCCTGATTCGCTTTCGGTGATGGAGGTTAAAAATAATCTTGACTATAGTATAGCAACAAAAATAATAAATCATCTGCCTTTAAGCGAAACTAAATCTGGATTTGAACATATCAAATTTACTCGTGAATTAGCTCCAGATTCTAAATCTAAATTTTTCCGAACTTCTCCAGGAAAGGATTTAGCTCCTCTTTTTGAGGGGAAAATGATGCACCAATTTACCCACAAACATATAACAACGGCGAAGTATTGGATAAAAGAAGCAGATGCTAGAACTATAATTCTGGGAAAAGTTGAAGATAAAGGACAAAAACTTGACTATCAGGATTATAGACTTGGATTCCGTAAAATAGCTAGTAGTACAAATGAGAGGACAATGATTGCGACTATTATACCTCCATCTTTATGCCTAGAAAATATCCAAACAGTAAAAATGCTGGATGAAGATGGAAATCAAGAAGTTTCATATGATGAAATTCTATATTTATGTGCTGTTTTCAACAGCTTTACCTATGATTCATTGCTGAGGTTAAAAGTATCTGCGAATATCAACTTCTTTTTTGTATACAGCACACAAGTACCGTTTTTGAAACCAAGCGATCGCTATTTTTCTGACATTGTACAACGGACAGCCAAACTCATATGCACCACCCCAGAATTTGACGAACTCGCGCAAGAAGTCGGACTAGGTTCCCACACAAACGGCGTCACCGACGAAACAGAACGCGCCAAACTCCGCGCCGAACTTGATGGCATGATAGCGCATCTCTACGGCTTAACTGCAGTAGAATTTGAATATATCCTCAGCACATTTCCCATAGTTAGCGAACAAGTTAAGCAAGATGCATTAGCTGCTTATCGTAATATAGATTAA
- a CDS encoding Uma2 family endonuclease: MTKTLPKLITSAEFIEWFPNNGKCYELYNGVIVEMAPPTGDHEKVVGFLAAEITLEYRRLKLPFTIPKTSFIKTPSAESVYSPDVLLLNLDNLPNEPLFQKESTVTQAASIPLVVEVVSTNWRDDYHKKFADYVGRSPSRRVEMGIPEFWIADYKALGGKKFIGDPKQPTFSVCQFVGDEYQVTKFTGNDLIISHIFPQLNLTAQEVFNAAL, from the coding sequence ATGACCAAAACTCTACCCAAGCTGATAACTTCTGCAGAATTTATTGAGTGGTTTCCTAATAACGGGAAGTGCTACGAGCTATATAATGGAGTAATAGTTGAAATGGCGCCACCAACCGGAGATCATGAAAAAGTTGTCGGGTTTTTAGCAGCAGAAATTACCTTGGAGTACAGACGGTTAAAATTACCATTCACTATTCCTAAAACCTCATTTATTAAAACTCCCAGCGCTGAATCAGTTTATTCACCTGACGTATTGTTACTAAATCTTGATAATCTTCCTAACGAACCTCTTTTTCAAAAGGAGTCCACGGTTACTCAGGCTGCTTCTATTCCTTTGGTAGTTGAAGTAGTTAGTACAAATTGGCGTGATGATTACCATAAGAAGTTTGCGGACTATGTTGGGCGAAGCCCTTCCCGAAGGGTAGAGATGGGTATTCCTGAATTCTGGATTGCTGATTATAAAGCTCTAGGGGGTAAAAAATTCATTGGAGACCCAAAACAGCCTACTTTCTCGGTTTGTCAGTTTGTTGGAGATGAATATCAAGTTACTAAGTTTACTGGCAATGATTTAATTATTTCTCACATTTTCCCCCAATTAAATCTTACCGCACAGGAGGTTTTTAATGCTGCTTTGTAA
- the secF gene encoding protein translocase subunit SecF has protein sequence MKLSINKSRSLWWSISAAVILAGIISMVISWQQPTIGLPLRPGLDFIGGTRLQLERDCTKPGNCDKPIDIVAVREAAKAQGLGDSSIQLVGDNGVLIRTKNLDVDQRSKLQTVLTEKIGTFDPQKNQIDSVGPTLGQELFRSGILALIVSFIGITIYLTFRFQLDYAVFAIVALLHDVLITVGIFSILGLVLGIEVDSLFIVALLTITGFSVNDTVVIYDRIRETLQTNPNRPIADIVDDAVNQTLGRSINTTLTTMLTLFAIFLFGGETLRYFSLALIVGFIMGAYSSIFIASTLLALWRERTQSLAVASTEAMDTFTDT, from the coding sequence ATGAAACTCAGTATTAACAAATCGCGATCGCTTTGGTGGAGTATTTCCGCCGCCGTCATTCTTGCTGGTATCATCTCAATGGTGATTTCTTGGCAACAACCAACAATTGGCTTACCTCTACGCCCCGGTTTGGATTTTATCGGTGGTACACGCTTACAGTTGGAACGCGATTGTACAAAACCAGGTAATTGCGACAAACCAATTGATATTGTCGCTGTCCGCGAAGCAGCCAAAGCACAAGGTCTGGGCGATAGCAGCATCCAACTTGTCGGTGATAATGGCGTATTAATTCGGACAAAAAACTTAGATGTCGATCAGCGTAGCAAATTGCAAACCGTCTTAACTGAAAAAATCGGCACTTTTGACCCACAAAAAAATCAAATTGACTCCGTAGGTCCGACTTTAGGACAAGAGTTGTTTAGATCTGGGATACTAGCTCTGATAGTTTCCTTCATTGGTATCACGATTTATCTGACCTTCCGCTTTCAGTTAGACTATGCCGTGTTTGCCATTGTCGCCCTGTTGCATGATGTCTTGATCACCGTCGGCATTTTTTCCATTTTGGGTTTGGTACTAGGAATTGAAGTAGATAGCCTATTTATCGTCGCCTTGCTGACAATTACAGGTTTCTCAGTCAACGATACCGTGGTAATTTACGATCGCATTCGCGAAACACTACAAACCAATCCCAATCGTCCCATCGCTGATATTGTCGATGATGCAGTCAATCAAACCCTGGGAAGGTCAATCAACACGACCTTAACAACTATGCTGACATTATTCGCTATCTTTCTATTTGGCGGAGAAACACTGAGATATTTTTCCCTAGCTTTGATAGTTGGTTTCATAATGGGCGCTTATTCCAGTATCTTTATCGCCAGCACTCTCCTAGCTTTGTGGCGAGAACGCACTCAATCCCTAGCAGTCGCTAGCACCGAGGCGATGGATACGTTTACTGATACTTAG
- the secD gene encoding protein translocase subunit SecD, whose product MQRQRSLLALILVLVIAAITVIATIPIPLGLDLRGGSQLTIQVKTTAEIKQITERELEAVKKVVEGRINGLGVSEPVIQTVGTDKILVQLPGVNDPEQAERVLGGTAQLEFRKQKPGTETQLFAFQTSRAELKGKQQELRTSKDKAAIVKNQEELLKNNQAIAELFESTDPPLTGKYLENAYGEPTQSDNWNVAIRFNQKGGELFATLTKNLAGTGRSIGIFLDNELISAPNVGPEFASTGITGGAAVITGRFKAQEANDLGVQLRGGSLPVPVEIAERRTVGATLGKDSIQSSIYAGIGGLVLVLIFMVVYYRLPGLMADLALIIYSLLTWASFALLGITLTLPGIAGFILSIGMAVDANVLIFERTREELQAGKSLYRSVESGFYRAFSSILDSNVTTWIACAALFWLGSGLVKGFALTLALGVAVSMFSAITCSRTLMFLAISIPSLRKVELYSPNVPASNKAEVAK is encoded by the coding sequence ATGCAAAGACAGCGATCGCTCTTAGCTTTAATTTTAGTTTTGGTTATCGCCGCTATTACGGTGATTGCCACAATTCCTATACCCCTGGGACTGGACTTGCGGGGAGGCTCACAGCTTACAATTCAGGTGAAAACAACAGCAGAAATTAAGCAAATCACCGAACGGGAATTGGAAGCTGTGAAGAAAGTCGTGGAAGGTCGAATTAACGGCCTTGGGGTTTCCGAACCAGTGATTCAAACTGTGGGTACAGATAAGATTCTAGTACAACTGCCGGGTGTGAACGATCCTGAGCAGGCAGAACGGGTACTAGGTGGTACAGCACAGTTAGAATTCCGCAAACAAAAGCCGGGTACAGAAACTCAACTGTTTGCTTTCCAAACATCTCGCGCCGAATTGAAAGGAAAGCAACAGGAATTGAGAACCAGCAAGGATAAAGCAGCTATTGTTAAGAATCAAGAAGAGTTGCTCAAAAATAATCAGGCGATCGCAGAATTGTTTGAAAGTACCGATCCACCACTGACGGGTAAATACTTGGAAAATGCCTATGGTGAACCCACTCAAAGCGATAATTGGAATGTGGCGATTCGCTTCAATCAAAAGGGTGGTGAACTTTTTGCCACATTAACCAAAAATTTGGCAGGAACTGGACGCAGTATTGGGATATTTCTAGATAATGAACTAATTAGCGCTCCTAATGTCGGACCAGAATTTGCTAGCACAGGGATTACTGGTGGCGCCGCTGTGATTACAGGACGCTTTAAAGCACAAGAAGCCAACGATTTGGGCGTACAGTTACGCGGTGGGTCTTTACCTGTACCCGTAGAAATCGCCGAAAGACGCACAGTAGGCGCAACTCTGGGTAAAGATAGTATTCAAAGCAGCATATATGCTGGTATTGGTGGTCTAGTTTTAGTATTAATATTTATGGTGGTTTACTATAGACTACCAGGATTGATGGCAGATTTGGCACTAATCATCTACTCCCTGTTGACTTGGGCTAGCTTTGCTTTATTAGGCATTACCTTAACTTTGCCAGGAATTGCTGGGTTTATCCTCAGTATTGGGATGGCGGTTGATGCAAATGTGTTAATTTTTGAACGCACACGGGAAGAATTGCAGGCGGGTAAATCTTTGTATCGTTCAGTAGAATCTGGTTTTTACCGCGCATTCTCTAGTATTTTAGATAGTAACGTTACCACATGGATTGCCTGCGCTGCCTTGTTCTGGCTGGGTTCTGGTTTAGTCAAAGGCTTTGCCCTTACCTTAGCTTTAGGGGTAGCGGTGAGTATGTTTAGCGCCATTACCTGTAGTCGCACATTGATGTTTTTAGCAATTTCCATACCCTCATTACGGAAGGTAGAACTATACTCTCCGAATGTGCCAGCATCAAATAAGGCAGAGGTGGCGAAATGA
- a CDS encoding alpha-ketoacid dehydrogenase subunit beta codes for MAETLFFNALREAIDEEMARDSSVFVLGEDVGHYGGSYKVTKDLYKKYGDLRIVDTPIAENSFTGIAVGAAMTGLRPIIEGMNMGFLLLAFNQISNNAGMLRYTSGGNFKIPMVIRGPGGVGRQLGAEHSQRLEAYFQAVPGLKIVACSTPKNAKGLLKSAIRDDNPVLFFEHVLLYNLKEDLPEEEYLVPLDKAEVVRSGKDVTILTYSRMRHHVLQAVKPLEKEGYDPEVIDLISLKPLDFDTIGASIRKTHRVIIVEECMKTGGIGAELTASINDRLFDELDAPVLRLSSQDIPTPYNGNLERLTIVQPEQIVEAVEKMVALRV; via the coding sequence ATGGCAGAAACTCTATTCTTCAACGCCCTACGGGAAGCCATTGATGAAGAAATGGCGCGTGACTCTAGTGTATTCGTCCTCGGTGAAGACGTAGGACACTATGGCGGTTCCTACAAAGTGACCAAAGACCTGTACAAAAAGTACGGCGATTTGCGGATTGTAGATACACCCATTGCGGAAAACAGCTTTACTGGTATAGCAGTTGGCGCCGCGATGACTGGGTTAAGACCCATCATCGAAGGGATGAACATGGGCTTTTTGTTACTTGCTTTTAACCAAATATCCAATAACGCCGGGATGCTACGCTATACTTCCGGTGGTAATTTTAAAATTCCGATGGTGATTCGTGGACCTGGGGGTGTGGGACGCCAATTAGGTGCAGAACATTCCCAACGATTAGAAGCTTATTTCCAAGCGGTGCCTGGATTGAAGATTGTGGCTTGTTCCACACCAAAAAATGCCAAAGGACTACTAAAATCTGCTATCCGTGATGATAACCCAGTATTGTTCTTTGAACACGTCCTGCTTTACAACTTGAAAGAAGACTTACCCGAAGAAGAATATCTAGTACCTCTGGATAAAGCAGAAGTAGTGCGTAGCGGTAAAGATGTCACAATACTTACCTATTCACGGATGCGGCATCATGTGCTGCAAGCTGTAAAACCCTTGGAAAAAGAAGGTTATGACCCAGAAGTCATTGACCTGATATCACTCAAGCCACTGGATTTTGATACCATCGGTGCATCCATACGGAAAACCCATCGAGTGATTATCGTCGAAGAGTGTATGAAAACCGGCGGTATTGGCGCCGAATTAACAGCCTCAATTAATGACCGCTTATTTGATGAATTAGACGCACCAGTGCTGCGCCTATCTTCCCAAGATATCCCCACACCTTACAATGGTAATCTGGAACGATTGACAATTGTCCAACCAGAGCAAATCGTGGAAGCTGTGGAAAAAATGGTAGCTTTGCGAGTTTAG
- a CDS encoding helix-turn-helix transcriptional regulator produces MDMQVLRERAGLSRAEVAFRLAISETSVRNWEAGRTEPTMTPKKYVDALRLFKCTPEELAAASEKSINQRHKRKPGRPKRFPDNQIAPLPDSQVYS; encoded by the coding sequence ATGGATATGCAAGTCCTGAGAGAGCGTGCGGGTTTAAGCCGTGCAGAGGTAGCCTTCAGGCTTGCAATCAGCGAAACGAGTGTTCGCAATTGGGAAGCTGGGCGTACTGAACCCACGATGACACCCAAAAAATATGTGGATGCTTTGCGTCTATTCAAATGTACACCCGAAGAATTGGCCGCTGCAAGCGAAAAGTCAATTAATCAGCGACATAAACGCAAACCAGGAAGACCCAAGCGCTTTCCAGATAATCAGATAGCGCCACTACCTGATTCTCAAGTCTATAGCTGA
- a CDS encoding bifunctional oligoribonuclease/PAP phosphatase NrnA, giving the protein MQLNPSFTQLESLSLTREPNPEDAEIEKHPVEIPLVRPALPPSTSEGGIYLVQRGNSLVAQKSEELQKTLLAHRHERQLIILQDFPDPDALSCAWAYQLIAQQYDIKSEIIYAGALSHQENIALVKLTNLPAQRWTLQNLKSKDLSSYQGFVLIDNQGTTSQLLSAVQHAGIPLVVVIDHHSLQTELKSEFVDVRPYVRATATIFTQYLQAGLLTLDSSINQHVKCATALMHGLRSDTNRLMQAQEEDFMAAAYLSRFYDAQLLNAILQANRSKRVMDVIERALKNRIVQNNFSIAGVGYIRYDDRDAIPQAADFLVTEENVHTAVVYGIVHDEDDELEVVIGSLRTTKLTLDPDEFIKEAFGQDSTGRFFGGGRTGAGGFEIPMGFLSGSNENSAYAKMKWDVFDAQIKQKLLRLVNPKDNPIQSE; this is encoded by the coding sequence ATGCAATTGAATCCTTCGTTTACGCAGCTTGAGAGTTTATCATTGACCAGAGAGCCGAACCCAGAGGATGCTGAAATAGAAAAACACCCAGTTGAAATTCCACTGGTTAGGCCAGCCTTACCGCCATCGACAAGTGAAGGAGGTATTTATCTAGTTCAACGCGGCAATTCTCTGGTTGCTCAAAAGTCAGAAGAGCTACAAAAGACCCTTTTAGCACACAGGCACGAGCGTCAGTTGATCATTTTACAAGATTTTCCCGATCCTGATGCCCTTTCTTGTGCTTGGGCTTACCAATTAATTGCACAGCAATATGATATCAAATCTGAAATTATTTATGCTGGTGCATTGAGTCACCAAGAAAATATAGCCTTAGTTAAGCTCACTAATTTACCTGCTCAACGTTGGACACTGCAAAACCTCAAAAGTAAAGATTTGTCTTCTTATCAAGGTTTTGTCTTAATTGATAACCAGGGTACTACAAGTCAGCTACTTTCAGCAGTGCAGCACGCAGGAATTCCACTGGTTGTAGTCATTGACCATCACAGTTTACAGACAGAACTTAAGTCAGAGTTTGTTGATGTCCGTCCTTACGTACGAGCAACAGCAACAATATTTACTCAATATTTACAAGCGGGGCTACTAACGTTAGACAGCAGCATCAATCAACATGTCAAATGTGCTACAGCCTTGATGCATGGCTTGCGTTCAGATACTAATCGACTGATGCAAGCGCAAGAAGAAGATTTCATGGCAGCTGCATATCTAAGTCGATTTTATGACGCCCAGCTGCTAAATGCAATTTTGCAGGCGAATCGTTCCAAACGGGTAATGGATGTGATAGAACGAGCGCTTAAAAACCGCATCGTGCAAAATAACTTTTCCATTGCTGGTGTTGGTTACATCCGCTACGATGACCGAGATGCTATCCCCCAAGCAGCAGATTTTCTCGTGACAGAAGAAAACGTGCATACGGCTGTGGTTTATGGCATTGTTCACGATGAAGATGATGAATTGGAGGTAGTAATTGGCTCCTTGAGAACCACAAAACTCACTCTAGATCCTGACGAATTCATCAAAGAAGCCTTTGGACAAGATAGCACAGGGCGATTTTTTGGTGGTGGAAGAACAGGCGCAGGCGGCTTTGAAATACCGATGGGTTTCTTGTCTGGTAGCAACGAAAATTCTGCTTATGCAAAAATGAAATGGGATGTGTTTGATGCTCAAATTAAGCAAAAATTATTGAGGTTGGTCAATCCCAAAGATAATCCGATTCAATCAGAGTAG
- a CDS encoding type II toxin-antitoxin system HicB family antitoxin: MRLQLTKVFKKVPEGYIGFVEELPGANTQAETLEEARANLEEAIELVLESNRLLTEEQLQGLAIAF; the protein is encoded by the coding sequence ATGCGCCTGCAACTAACTAAAGTATTTAAGAAAGTTCCTGAAGGTTATATAGGATTTGTTGAAGAGCTACCCGGTGCAAATACTCAAGCAGAGACTCTTGAGGAAGCAAGAGCAAATTTGGAAGAAGCAATTGAATTGGTTTTAGAATCTAATCGTCTGCTGACAGAAGAGCAACTTCAAGGTTTGGCTATAGCATTTTAG
- the sixA gene encoding phosphohistidine phosphatase SixA: MELYLIRHGIAEEKTDNLKDEERVLTKEGRQKTEKVAQRLVQLGLHFDLIVTSPLVRARQTAEILVAARLSSQLEESTHLSPEGQIDNWVNKWLQPRNYSPKTQLALVGHEPNLSNWAEILLWGETKAGLVLKKAGMIGIKLPEIGSPLGRSQMFWLTQPKYLL; this comes from the coding sequence ATGGAACTATATTTAATTCGTCATGGCATAGCTGAAGAAAAAACAGATAACCTCAAGGATGAGGAGCGAGTTCTCACCAAAGAGGGACGCCAAAAAACAGAAAAAGTAGCCCAGCGACTAGTCCAATTAGGTTTGCACTTTGACTTGATTGTCACCAGTCCCTTAGTGCGGGCTAGACAAACAGCAGAAATCCTGGTAGCTGCTAGACTTAGTTCTCAACTAGAAGAATCAACCCACCTGTCCCCTGAAGGTCAGATTGATAATTGGGTGAATAAGTGGTTACAGCCAAGGAATTATTCCCCAAAAACCCAACTGGCGCTGGTGGGACATGAACCTAATTTGAGTAATTGGGCAGAAATTCTCCTATGGGGGGAAACAAAAGCAGGTTTAGTCCTGAAAAAAGCAGGTATGATCGGGATAAAACTACCAGAAATAGGCTCACCTCTGGGTCGTAGTCAAATGTTTTGGTTGACACAACCCAAATACTTATTGTGA